The Daucus carota subsp. sativus chromosome 2, DH1 v3.0, whole genome shotgun sequence genome includes a window with the following:
- the LOC108208680 gene encoding uncharacterized protein LOC108208680, translating into MFYFPNTSRVNYQVQPMALRGGEDGEVDEGSHFTKRLKTSSQLHCDQNWSSRNIQQFPISPAQYNPLDEPSPLGLKLRKSPSLLDLIEMKLSKTITSAPGETFEVEKKKDVKGSANCGSIDKLKASNFLASSLQIGGWKYASRHEGDLVAKCYYSKHKLVWEILEGGLKHKIEFQWSDIIDLKANYPDDQLGILNIVLSRPPIFFKESDPQPRKHTVWQATTDFTHGHASIYRQHFLRCPQGVLKKHYERLIQCDMRLKCLSQQPDIVLETPCFVLQTSSSERNISRNQVATQVEVADVFPISSVQSVALPLSASSKVEQMSILGMSLPDRSKEVSSLNSGAVEANGLCHGHNLLDLKDQGQSKVMGLHRPMSVNDLVNHTGHTISEQKTYGENFECKDMLGNIYRLLFSDTHTMDASNENSIMTRINSFGCLLQDHVVDSPDEPDQRTSMNEHTQFEQKDMCDSTPVTMSEIDAMGHEKDITLGTSHEQQPDMPRSDSFEDLMLHLRRIGSLPNILSDSENSNYHT; encoded by the exons ATgttttattttccaaacacttcaCGAGTTAATTATCAGGTTCAACCAATGGCGCTTAGAGGAGGAGAAGATGGAGAAGTAGATGAAGGAAGTCACTTTACAAAACGCCTCAAGACATCATCACAGCTGCATTGTGATCAG AATTGGAGTTCTAGAAATATTCAACAGTTCCCGATTTCACCAGCTCAGTACAATCCACTGGATGAGCCGAGCCCATTGGGGTTGAAGTTGAGGAAGAGTCCATCATTGTTGGATTTGATTGAGATGAAACTCTCTAAAACAATTACTTCTGCACCTGGAGAAACTTTCGAAGTGGAAAAAAAGAAAGATGTGAAAGGCTCAGCTAATTGTGGTTCTATTGACAAGTTAAAGGCCTCTAATTTTTTAGCCTCTTCTCTACAGATTGGCGGTTGGAAG TATGCATCTAGACATGAAGGTGACTTGGTGGCAAAGTGCTATTATTCTAAGCATAAACTCGTCTGGGAAATTCTTGAAGGTGGCTTGAAACATAAAATTGAATTTCAGTGGTCTGATATTATTGATTTGAAGGCGAACTATCCTGATGATCAACTAGGGATTTTGAATATAGTG CTTTCGAGGCCACCTATATTCTTCAAAGAAAGTGATCCCCAACCTAGAAAACATACTGTGTGGCAGGCTACTACAGATTTTACCCATGGTCATGCTAGCATTTATAG ACAACATTTTCTACGTTGCCCTCAAGGTGTTTTGAAAAAGCACTATGAAAGGTTGATTCAATGTGACATGCGTCTCAAATGTCTGAGCCAACAACCAGATATAGTTCTGGAAACACCGTGTTTTGTATTACAAACTTCTAGTTCCGAGAGGAATATATCGAGAAACCAGGTGGCTACTCAAGTTGAAGTTGCTGACGTGTTCCCAATCTCCAGTGTTCAGAGTGTAGCATTGCCTTTATCCGCTTCGTCAAAGGTTGAACAAATGAGTATACTAGGCATGTCCCTTCCGGATCGCTCAAAAGAAGTTTCTTCACTAAATTCAG GTGCAGTTGAAGCAAATGGACTTTGTCATGGACACAATCTTTTGGATTTGAAAGATCAGGGACAGTCAAAAGTTATGGGTTTGCATCGACCTATGTCTGTGAATGATCTTGTGAACCACACAGGGCATACCATTTCAGAGCAAAAGACCTATGGAGAAAATTTTGAATGCAAGGACATGTTGGGTAACATTTACCGGCTTTTGTTTAGTGACACTCACACGATGGATGCGTCCAATGAAAACTCTATCATGACAAGGATCAATTCTTTTGGTTGCCTCCTACAAGACCATGTTGTAGATTCCCCCGATGAACCTGATCAAAGAACAAGCATGAATGAGCATACTCAGTTTGAACAGAAGGATATGTGTGATTCAACACCTGTTACTATGTCCGAAATTGATGCCATGGGCCATGAAAAGGATATCACGCTTGGTACTTCACATGAACAGCAACCAGACATGCCTAGGAGCGACTCCTTTGAGGACTTGATGCTTCACCTCCGCAGAATTGGCTCTCTCCCAAATATTTTATCTGACTCAGAAAACAGTAATTATCATACTTGA